The segment CGCCAAGTCGCAAACTGGTCAAAGGTGAAAGAGGTTCGTTCTCGCGGACAAAATGTTCGAAGCCGGAAATCAGTGACACGTCGGTATCTCGGGAGAAGGTTGGAATGTCTGGTCAAAAAAGGTGAGTAAAGACAGACAGAAACAGACCAGGAGGACCAATGACTGTTCAAACAACGTCTGCTTTACTCACCACAGAATACCCTTTTCAGCGGGGCACTCGAAGGCCCCTGATCGCCGAAAGCAACCCGGAAACGTCGTCTACTGGCGAACTCTTCGACGAAACAGTGGCTGAATCATTCCCGTGTTGAACGGCCGCTGGGCGACCGCATGATAGCCTCGCTTCACCGTCCGTGACCCGTCAGGACGAACCGCAACGCGAGTCCTGGCTGAGGTTCCTGCCGAAGCAACTCGGTAGGCACGCGAATTCGCCGAGCCATGTCGCCTGCTGCCTCCGCTGCCCGATTGAAAGTACCGTATCGCTGCGGCTCGGGCGGCCGGCGAAGTGTTTCGTGCCGCCCACTGATCCGCTTCGTATTCTGCCTGCCTGACCGGTGTGCCGCGTTCCAGGTGCCGCAGTGCAATGTGACCATATTCGTGCGCTCGGAAAAACGAACACAGTTCAGGCCCCAGCCTCGCGCACGTTCTCGGGTTGTACTCGACCGTCAAGGTGTTGCCGCGGTAGCCGACCGAAGCAATTCCTCGCATGCCAGGCACAGCGACTTCCCGAATCGTCTGCGCCGTCAATTCAGCGGAATGAAAAGCGATCATTCCCGAAATACTCAAAAGCATCGTCCCCAGCCCCGAAATCATCCGGGTCATTCGCCTCGTCATTTTCTTCTCCCTGGAAAACAGTTTCAGTCAAAGAAGTGGTGCACGAAGTACGCAAAGTATCTCTCATTGTTTTTCCAAGTCGAGCACTTTGTCCAAAAACGGAATGCTTGCAGCGAAAGCGAAATCGGTGATGGCACTTTCATGCTCAACGCACAAATGAAACTTGATCATTGCGGTAGTGATTGCACCCCAGTTGGATGCTACAGAATGGCAGCTTGCGATTGATGCGAGCAAGATTCGTTGCATTGGTCAGTTAGGAACAGCATTAAGATTTGGCGAATTCTTGCATGGACTCCAGGTGGCCACTTGGTGGATGACGACGCGTGGGAGTTGGGTTGCTAGCAATCGAGTTTCATTGCTGGCAAAGTTTCCCGATTATGCCAATTCTGCTGAAGGCGAAGACCCTGCCGATCCGATCCAGCAAGAGGCTGGTCAGTCCGCGGATCCATCGGTGCGCCGGATTCACGCCAGCTATGCACCGAACATCCTTCCGATAAAACGGAGTCCTGCCATGAACCCAACTGAACTCTTTACATACCTGTTTCTGGTCCTTTCTGGGTTGGTTGTCGGCTACTGGTTGTTCTACCGCGATCGCAGTCACGAAGAAGCGACTCGTGGCAAGCTGAAAAAAGAGAACAATGACTTGCAGAGATCGCTGCAGACCTCGCAGGTTGCGTTTGATTCGTTGGAAGAAAAATTTGGACGGCAGCGCGGGCAGTTGAATGTGCTGCAGCAGCTTTGCGACGATTGGTCGTCAAGTCGTGAGATCTCTGAACGCGAACGGGCTCAACTGGAAACGGATTTGAGTGCCAAAACGTCTCGAATGTCAGAAGTCGAGAAAGAGTATCGGGATGAAAAGCGACAGCGGATTGCTCTCGAAGACAAAGTGCACAAGCTTTCCCAGGAAGTGCTGGAGAAGAAAGCCGAAGTCGAAGAGCAGTGGCGTGGCAAGTGCTCGGAAGCCGAATCTGCGCTCCACAAACGAACGGTTGATTTGGAGTCGATCAAGGTTGATCGCAAGCAGGTCTCAAAACAACTTCACTCGGCCAACGCTCGCATCGCGGAACTGGAATCGGAGATCAAATCGAGCAAAAGCCTGATCGAAACGGCGACGACTAACGCAACCGGATTGAAGCAGGAATATGTTTCGCTTGAGTCCGGACTAAAGGCAACCAACGACCAGCTAAAACAGGCTCAGGCCGAGTTGGCCAAAACTGTGTCTGAAAAAGAAGCCGCGATCAAGGCGACCGCAGATGCGGAAAAGCAGCTCGCGGTGATGGACAAAGAAACGGAAACACTCGGCGAGCAAAACAGCACGCTGCGACAGAAGGTGGAAACGACTCAGGCGGCATTGACGTCGACGCAGGAGCAACTGGCTCGCGTGACCGAGCAACGTGATCAGGCGATGGAGCTGGAAAAAGCGGCGGGCGTTGTTTCGTCCGGTTTGCAAAAGCGTTTGGACAATCAGGAATCTACCATCCACATGCTGCGTCAGAGTCAGGACGATGCGCTTGAGAATCTGAAGCACGAGCTGAAAGTTCGAACGGAATTGGAAGCCAAATTCGACGCTCGGGCCGAAGCGATTCGCGGCGACGCAGAGAAAATGCGAGCCGAGTACGAGGCTCAGATCGAAGCACTTCGTTCGGAAACAGGCGACTCGAAAGTCAGCTACGAGGCTCAGCTGGAGAAGGCTCGCAACGACGCAGAAGCGGCACGCGAATCCGTCGAAGCGGCTCGCAAAGAAGTCGAAACGGCACGCAAGGATGTCGAATCGGCTCGTAAGGAGGCTGAGAAAGTCAGCGTTCAACAGGCCGCGAAGTACGAGCCACAGCTGAAGGAGCTTCGTTCACAACTTGCTCGTCAGGCGGCACAGTATGCAGAGCACTCACGGGATCTACGAAACCAGCTGGCTCAACAGCGATCCGAGCTGGAGCAGGAACGCAACCGCATGACGTCGGAATCGCAATCGATGGCTTCCCGATTCAGCACTCTGGAAACCGAAGCGACGACCTACACGCAGTCGATCGTCAAGCTTGACGCGAAACGGGAACAGCTACAACTGGAACTCGACGCGGCACGCAAACAGATGCAGGCTCAACTCAAACAGGACAGCGAAACGATTGGTGAACTGCAACGCGAACGCAATGACCTGCGAACCGAATTGGAGCAGGTCCATTTGCAGATCGTTCCCTTGCAGGAGCAAATTGACTCTCACCGTGCGTTCACGACCGAACTGGAAATGAGCCAGTCACGAGTCGTGGAACTTGAACGTTCGTTGGTTCAACGGGATCAGGAAAGCAAACGGCTTCACGCTCAAGCCAACGAGCTCGAACGACTTCGTCAACGATATCAGGATGCACGCGAGCGGCAGGAAAAACTGCAGCTTCAGCTAGACGAAATGGTCTCTCGTCAGATCACGCGGGAGTCCGAGCGATCCATCGATCAGGCTCGCATCCACGAACTTGAGGCTCAGCTGAAAGTCAGCCTTGAGACGATCGAAGATCTCAGGAAAGAGCGTGCGTTGGTTCTGGCGACGCTTGCCGATCAGCGACAATCGCAGGAACCTGCTGCAACCGTTATTTCGTTTACGCAGTCTCTTGAGCCTCAGGACGTTTCTTCGGACGACGACTACGATCAGGAGTACGGCGGACGGATGCGCCGCGACGCCAATCGCGGAATGGTCTTTACCGAAGCACCCGCATCCTGTGACGACCTGAAGCGAATTTCAGGCATCGCCGAAGTGCTTGAGAAACGCTTGAATGACTTCGGGATCTACACCTTCAAGCAAGTGATGGATTGGAAGCCAGAAGAGATCGAAGAGTTTTCTCGACTGCTCGCGTTCCGTGACCGAATCGAACGGGACGACTGGCAGGGCCAAGCCCGGTTCTTCTACAACCAGAAACGCAAAAGCGTTCGCGCGGTCGCGTAGAGATCGCGTGGTTGTACCGGTCCGTTAGCGATAGTTGCTGCATTTACATTTCCGCAATGGCGTTGGCTGGTGCCGCAGGCGTTCTACAATGGTGGTCCCATCCCCATTGACTGTCTGTGGACAACGCCATGCGCAAACGCCGCCTTTCGAGCAATCTCTCCCGCTCAGGTAAACTCAGTTACGCAACTTTGGAATCCCGGCAATTGCTTGCCGGAGTTTCGCACGCGATCAGTTCCGGGCCGTGGCATGCGGCGACGACCTGGGACAACGGCGTTCCCGATACGGCAACTCGCGCGGTCATTGATTCCGGAGTCACCGTCAACCTTGCTGGCGTTGATCATGTTGCCGAAGAGCTTGTCATCCAGGGTAACCTCGTCGTCGACGAAGGGGCTACAGCGAAGACGCTGACGACTCGCTGGATTCACGTCAACAGTGGAGGTGTTTTCCAAATCGGCACCGAAGCCGATCGCTACAATACGAATGACTTTGTGATCACGTTGACGGGCGAAGACCCAACCGACTCGTTCGATATCGAAGGCGTCGCCGATCCCATCACCGACAACGATGCCTTCTTGATGGCCGCTGGCGGAGGGAGGTTGCAGTTCTTCGGTGAAGACAAGCTTTCGTTTACGAAACTGAAATCCACGGCAAACGTCGGCGACAATCAAATCGTTGTCGAAAAGGAAATTGATCGGGACTTCGACGGAGACATCGATGCTGCCGACGGAGAAGTCAACTGGACGGTCGGCGACCAGATCGTCGTTGCGAGTTCCACGGGCGAGTACGCGGATGAGGAAGTCCGTACGATTTCGAACATCGTATGTCTGACCAACGGCGATGTGGTTATCACGCTCGATCAGGCGCTCAACCATCGGCATTACGGAGCGATTGAAACGTACAGCAACGATTCGCGGTCCTGGGACATCGATATGCGGGCCGAAGTCGCGTTGCTTTCGCGAAACGTTCGTATCCAGGGACTTGCTTCGCAGGATACGGACAACTTTTTCGGTGACCGAGCTCGATACGAAGCAGGAAGCGGTGACGGCTTCGGAGCCCATACGATGATCATGGGGTCTGCAGGGCAGATTACCGTCGACAACGTTCAGCTCGATCGGATGGGACAGACTTCGCGACTGGGCCGCTATCCGATTCACTGGCATCTGGCTGGCGATCGAAGCGGTGACGTGCTGAGAAATGCGAGCATCACCAACTCCAACAATCGAGGCGTTACGATCCACGGGACGCACAACCTTCACATCGAAGGCGTGGTGCTTCACGACATCCACGGCCACGGCTTCTTTATGGAAGACGCCGTCGAAACGGGCAATGTCTTTCAGTCAAATATCACGTTCGGGATTCATAAAGTCGGGCGGACCGGAAACGCGGTTGATCTTGATGACCCTTTTATTGTCGACACACACGATCACGTCGGCCAAAACGCAGAACGATTTCTCAGCTCTGCCGGCTATTGGATGACCAGCCCGGACAATACTTGGGTGGGTAACGTTTCAGCCGGATCAGAAGGGACCGGGTTCTGGTTTGTGTTTCCCAGACATGCAGTAGGAGAATCTGCCAATGATCCGCAGTACGACAATGTCGTGCCCAACGAAGTCGACCTTGGGCAATTCGACTATAACTCGTCGCACTCTTCTCCGATCGGGTTGAACTTCGATCGTGGTACCGACATCGAAGGCCCGATTGGCGATACGCTGAAAGACAATTTTGATGGGTTGGAGCATCGTCCGGACAACGAACCACAGATCAATTTTTATACGGCCTACAAACACGATACGGGAATCTACCACCGCGGGCGCATCGGGAACTTTCACGAGAACCGGCTTGCGGACGTGGGGCGAGGCACCTTCATTACATTCACTCAGCGAATCACAGATA is part of the Mariniblastus fucicola genome and harbors:
- a CDS encoding M48 family metalloprotease, whose amino-acid sequence is MTRRMTRMISGLGTMLLSISGMIAFHSAELTAQTIREVAVPGMRGIASVGYRGNTLTVEYNPRTCARLGPELCSFFRAHEYGHIALRHLERGTPVRQAEYEADQWAARNTSPAARAAAIRYFQSGSGGSRRHGSANSRAYRVASAGTSARTRVAVRPDGSRTVKRGYHAVAQRPFNTGMIQPLFRRRVRQ